A window from Vibrio cortegadensis encodes these proteins:
- the prfC gene encoding peptide chain release factor 3, whose translation MSNTPFIGEVSKRRTFAIISHPDAGKTTITEKVLLFGNAIQKAGTVKGRGSNQHAKSDWMEMEKERGISVTTSVMQFPYNDCLVNLLDTPGHEDFSEDTYRTLTAVDSCLMVIDAAKGVEDRTRKLMEVTRLRDTPIVTFMNKLDRDVRDPMEVLDEVESELGMACAPISWPIGCGKEFKGVYHIHRDETILYESGHGHEIQEVRIIKGLDNPELDIAVGEDLAASVRDELELVIGACPEFDHELFLAGELTPVYFGTALGNFGVDHMLDGLTKWAPAPQTRKANERDVVATEEKFSGFVFKIQANMDPKHRDRIAFMRIVSGTYNQGMKMNHVRTGKNVSISDAVTFMAGDRTRAETAYAGDIIGLHNHGTIQIGDTFTQGENLKFAGIPNFAPELFRRIRLRDPLKQKQLLKGLVQLSEEGAVQVFRPLQNNDLIVGAVGVLQFDVVVARLKAEYNVEAIYEGVNVATARWIECSDAKMLEEFKRKNQSNLALDGGDNLSYVAPTMVNLNLASERFPDVQFRATREH comes from the coding sequence ATGTCAAATACTCCGTTTATCGGTGAAGTGTCTAAACGTAGAACCTTCGCTATTATCTCGCACCCGGATGCGGGTAAAACCACTATTACTGAAAAAGTACTCTTATTCGGAAACGCTATTCAAAAAGCGGGTACGGTAAAAGGTCGTGGCTCTAACCAACACGCTAAATCCGACTGGATGGAGATGGAAAAAGAGCGTGGTATTTCGGTTACTACCTCTGTGATGCAGTTTCCTTACAACGACTGCCTCGTTAACCTACTTGATACTCCTGGACACGAAGATTTCTCGGAAGATACTTACCGTACACTGACTGCTGTTGATTCATGCTTGATGGTTATTGATGCCGCTAAAGGTGTCGAAGATCGTACGCGTAAATTAATGGAAGTTACTCGCCTACGTGATACGCCTATCGTGACGTTCATGAACAAATTGGACCGCGATGTTCGTGATCCAATGGAAGTGTTAGATGAAGTCGAAAGCGAATTAGGCATGGCTTGTGCACCTATCTCATGGCCTATCGGTTGTGGTAAAGAGTTTAAAGGTGTGTATCACATTCATCGTGATGAGACGATCTTATATGAATCAGGCCACGGTCATGAGATCCAAGAGGTTCGTATCATTAAAGGTCTAGATAACCCTGAGCTTGATATTGCTGTCGGTGAAGATCTTGCTGCAAGTGTACGTGATGAATTAGAACTTGTTATTGGAGCATGTCCTGAGTTTGATCACGAGCTTTTCCTTGCTGGTGAGTTAACGCCAGTTTACTTCGGTACGGCATTAGGTAACTTTGGTGTTGACCATATGTTGGATGGCCTAACTAAATGGGCACCTGCCCCACAAACTCGCAAAGCAAATGAGCGTGATGTTGTGGCAACCGAGGAAAAATTCTCTGGTTTTGTATTTAAAATTCAAGCGAATATGGATCCAAAACACCGTGACCGTATTGCTTTCATGCGTATCGTATCGGGAACTTACAACCAAGGTATGAAGATGAACCATGTTCGTACCGGTAAAAATGTCAGTATTTCAGATGCGGTAACCTTCATGGCGGGCGATCGTACTCGTGCTGAAACGGCGTATGCGGGCGATATTATTGGCTTACATAACCATGGCACGATTCAAATCGGTGATACTTTCACGCAAGGCGAAAACTTGAAGTTTGCAGGTATTCCGAATTTCGCCCCTGAATTGTTCCGTCGTATTCGCTTAAGAGATCCTCTAAAGCAGAAACAGCTATTGAAAGGTTTAGTTCAACTTTCGGAAGAGGGCGCGGTACAGGTATTTCGTCCACTGCAAAATAACGATCTTATTGTGGGCGCGGTTGGTGTTCTTCAGTTTGATGTTGTTGTGGCTCGTTTGAAAGCGGAATATAACGTTGAAGCTATCTACGAAGGTGTCAACGTTGCAACAGCGCGTTGGATTGAGTGTAGTGATGCGAAGATGCTTGAAGAGTTTAAGCGTAAGAACCAAAGTAATTTAGCATTGGATGGTGGCGATAACCTATCTTATGTTGCTCCAACGATGGTGAACCTTAACCTTGCGTCAGAACGTTTCCCTGACGTTCAGTTCAGAGCGACTCGTGAACACTAA
- a CDS encoding TatD family hydrolase produces the protein MNDSIRLFDTHCHFDFEPFRQHFSDELEAAKNQGVEKILIPSIGMKNWAEIQRLSIQHDEISYALGFHPYFLNDYLIEDIDELERELQVSPIKCVAIGECGLDFAIDIDHQQQEAFFIRQIQLANLMKLPLILHCRKAHNRMIQLLKIHRPGKGGVLHGFSGSYQQAMDFVALGFYIGVGGVITYPRANKTRQAIACLPLTSLVLETDAPDMPINGCQGRANHPKNVINIFDELVLIRKETEQTVASQVWENSHSLFAMCE, from the coding sequence ATGAATGATTCGATTCGGCTATTTGACACTCACTGCCACTTTGATTTTGAACCCTTCCGACAGCATTTTAGTGATGAACTTGAAGCGGCTAAAAACCAAGGCGTAGAGAAAATTCTCATTCCGTCAATTGGAATGAAGAATTGGGCAGAGATTCAGCGCTTATCTATACAACATGATGAGATCAGCTATGCCTTAGGTTTTCATCCTTACTTTTTGAATGACTATTTAATAGAAGATATAGATGAGTTAGAGAGAGAGTTACAGGTGTCACCGATAAAATGCGTGGCGATAGGAGAGTGCGGTTTAGATTTCGCCATTGATATTGATCATCAACAGCAAGAAGCGTTCTTTATCCGTCAAATTCAGCTGGCGAACTTAATGAAATTACCACTTATTCTCCATTGTCGAAAAGCTCACAATAGAATGATTCAGCTACTGAAGATCCATAGACCAGGGAAAGGAGGGGTACTGCACGGCTTTTCTGGAAGCTATCAGCAAGCGATGGATTTTGTCGCGTTAGGATTCTATATCGGCGTTGGCGGTGTCATCACATACCCACGAGCGAATAAAACTAGGCAAGCGATTGCATGCTTACCATTAACCTCACTGGTACTAGAAACGGATGCTCCAGATATGCCAATAAATGGGTGCCAAGGCCGTGCAAACCACCCTAAAAACGTGATTAACATTTTTGATGAGTTGGTTTTGATTAGAAAAGAGACAGAGCAAACGGTTGCCT